The genomic DNA TCTTAAAAAACTTTTACCCGTAATAAGAAAAGAGCTGGCAAAAGAAAATATTAAACCGCTTAAAACAGAGATAAGGGCAAAACACTATTATAGCTTATGGCGAAAACTTGAAAGAAACAGTTATAACTGGTCCCGCATACACGACCTTATTGCCGTCAGGATAATAGTAGAGTCCGTTGAAGAGTGTTACAAAACCCTGGGTGTGGTACACAAACTTTGGAAACCGCTTCCGGGAAGAATAAAAGATTACATAGCTTTACCTAAGCCAAACGGCTACCAAAGTCTGCACACCACTGTCTTTTGCCTGGACGGAAAAATAACAGAGATACAGATAAGGACCCGTGAAATGCAGGAGGAGGCAGAATACGGAATTGCCGCGCACTGGAGATATAAAAAAGGAGGCTCAACAAAAAATCTGGATGATAAATACAAGTGGGTAAGCCAACTGCAGGACTGGAAAAAGGATGCCTCTCCTACAGAAGAATTTTTAAACAACCTAAAAATAGATGTCTTTGGCGATAGAATATTTGTCTTCACACCAAAAGGAGATGTTTTTGACCTGCCACAGGGAGCTACCCCTGTGGACCTGGCATACACAGTACACTCCGACGTTGGAGACAGGTGTGCCGGCGCCATAGCAAACGGCAAAATGGTAGCGCTCAATTATGAGCTCCAAAACGGGGATGTACTAGAAATAATAACCTCAAAAAATAAAACGCCTTCACAGGCATGGCTTGGTTTTGTAAAGACTAGGACGGCAAAAAACAGAATACGGAAGTGGTTTAGAGAACAAAACAAAGAACAAAGCCTGGAAAACGGACGAGACCTTGTGGGCAACGAGGTAAAAAGCTTAACGGGGAAAAACTGGAATACCTTAGGGGGTGAAATTAAAAAAGAGATGCTAAAAAGGTTTTCCATGAACAGTGAGGACGAGCTGTTTATTGCTGTTGGACAGGGAGACATATCACTGAGCCGCGTCATGCATACGATAGTTGATAAGGAAGAGGAAGAAAAAAACAAGGAAGACTTTAAAAAACCTCAAAAACCAAGCGGGGCTGTTCCTGTTGCAGTTGCGGGTATAAGCGGGCTCCAAACACATATAGCGCAGTGTTGCAACCCTGTTAAACCCGAGGAGATAGCCGCTTACATAA from Candidatus Spechtbacterales bacterium includes the following:
- a CDS encoding bifunctional (p)ppGpp synthetase/guanosine-3',5'-bis(diphosphate) 3'-pyrophosphohydrolase, which gives rise to MSIQTEEKIKKHIEDTLSFFPSAEERELIQRAFDLAHKAHAPQKRESGEPYIIHPVEAALTLAQMKMDAQTVAAALLHDVVDDTPVTLKEVRAEFGEDVAFLVDGVSKLGKIKYRGVERHAENLRKMLIAMAQDVRVILIKFADRLHNIKTLSALPQRKRERIALETLEIYAPIAMRLGVSELAKQLEDLAFPYVYPEQYKYVKEESNYRLRDGEKYLKKLLPVIRKELAKENIKPLKTEIRAKHYYSLWRKLERNSYNWSRIHDLIAVRIIVESVEECYKTLGVVHKLWKPLPGRIKDYIALPKPNGYQSLHTTVFCLDGKITEIQIRTREMQEEAEYGIAAHWRYKKGGSTKNLDDKYKWVSQLQDWKKDASPTEEFLNNLKIDVFGDRIFVFTPKGDVFDLPQGATPVDLAYTVHSDVGDRCAGAIANGKMVALNYELQNGDVLEIITSKNKTPSQAWLGFVKTRTAKNRIRKWFREQNKEQSLENGRDLVGNEVKSLTGKNWNTLGGEIKKEMLKRFSMNSEDELFIAVGQGDISLSRVMHTIVDKEEEEKNKEDFKKPQKPSGAVPVAVAGISGLQTHIAQCCNPVKPEEIAAYITVDKGASVHKINCPNLRQLKRSEKILPAYWLDMEGAVPVSLELLVLNRIGMLQDISRVVATLNINILGVKADSEEDEESENKGAVRMRAKFQINNLAQLKTLIEKLKTIDGVINVNRG